A single Pan paniscus chromosome 21, NHGRI_mPanPan1-v2.0_pri, whole genome shotgun sequence DNA region contains:
- the AHCY gene encoding adenosylhomocysteinase isoform X1, which produces MSDKLPYKVADIGLAAWGRKALDIAENEMPGLMRMRERYSASKPLKGARIAGCLHMTVETAVLIETLVTLGAEVQWSSCNIFSTQDHAAAAIAKAGIPVYAWKGETDEEYLWCIEQTLYFKDGPLNMILDDGGDLTNLIHTKYPQLLPGIRGISEETTTGVHNLYKMMANGILKVPAINVNDSVTKSKFDNLYGCRESLIDGIKRATDVMIAGKVAVVAGYGDVGKGCAQALRGFGARVIITEIDPINALQAAMEGYEVTTMDEACQEGNIFVTTTGCIDIILGRHFEQMKDDAIVCNIGHFDVEIDVKWLNENAVEKVNIKPQVDRYRLKNGRRIILLAEGRLVNLGCAMGHPSFVMSNSFTNQVMAQIELWTHPDKYPVGVHFLPKKLDEAVAEAHLGKLNVKLTKLTEKQAQYLGMSCDGPFKPDHYRY; this is translated from the exons ATGTCTGACAAACTGCCCTACAAAGTCG CCGACATCGGCCTGGCTGCCTGGGGACGCAAGGCCCTGGACATTGCTGAGAACGAGATGCCGGGCTTGATGCGTATGCGGGAGCGGTACTCGGCCTCCAAGCCACTGAAGGGCGCCCGCATCGCTGGCTGCCTGCACATGACCGTGGAGACGGCCGTCCTCATTGAGACCCTCGTCACCCTGGGTGCTGAG GTGCAGTGGTCCAGCTGCAACATCTTCTCCACCCAGGACCATGCGGCGGCTGCCATTGCCAAGGCTGGCATTCCGG TGTATGCCTGGAAGGGCGAAACGGACGAGGAGTACCTGTGGTGCATTGAGCAGACCCTGTACTTCAAGGACGGGCCCCTCAACATGATTCTGGACGATGGGGGCGACCTCACCAACCTCATCCACACCAAGTACCCGCAGCTTCTGCCAG GCATCCGAGGCATCTCTGAGGAGACCACGACTGGGGTCCACAACCTCTACAAGATGATGGCCAATGGGATCCTCAAGGTGCCTGCCATCAATGTCAATGACTCCGTCACCAAG AGCAAGTTTGACAACCTCTATGGCTGCCGGGAGTCCCTCATAGATGGCATCAAGCGGGCCACAGATGTGATGATTGCCGGCAAGGTAGCGGTGGTAGCAGGCTATGGTGATGTGGGCAAGGGCTGTGCCCAGGCCCTGCGGGGTTTCGGAGCCCGCGTCATCATCACCGAGATTGACCCCATCAACGCACTGCAGGCTGCCATGGAGG GCTATGAGGTGACCACCATGGATGAGGCCTGTCAGGAGGGCAACATCTTTGTCACCACCACAGGCTGTATTGACATCATCCTTGGCCG GCACTTTGAGCAGATGAAGGATGATGCCATTGTGTGTAACATTGGACACTTTGACGTGGAGATCGATGTCAAGTGGCTCAACGAGAATGCTGTGGAGAAGGTGAACATCAAGCCGCAG GTGGACCGGTATCGGTTGAAGAATGGGCGCCGCATCATCCTGCTGGCCGAGGGTCGGCTGGTCAACCTGGGTTGTGCCATGGGCCACCCCAGCTTCGTGATGAGTAACTCCTTCACCAACCAGGTGATGGCGCAGATCGAGCTGTGGACCCATCCAGACAAGTACCCCGTTGGGGTTCATTTCCTGCCCAAGAAG CTGGATGAGGCAGTGGCTGAAGCCCACCTGGGCAAGCTGAATGTGAAGTTGACCAAGCTAACTGAGAAGCAAGCCCAGTACCTGGGCATGTCCTGTGATGGCCCCTTCAAGCCGGATCACTACCGCTACTGA
- the AHCY gene encoding adenosylhomocysteinase isoform X2 encodes MPGLMRMRERYSASKPLKGARIAGCLHMTVETAVLIETLVTLGAEVQWSSCNIFSTQDHAAAAIAKAGIPVYAWKGETDEEYLWCIEQTLYFKDGPLNMILDDGGDLTNLIHTKYPQLLPGIRGISEETTTGVHNLYKMMANGILKVPAINVNDSVTKSKFDNLYGCRESLIDGIKRATDVMIAGKVAVVAGYGDVGKGCAQALRGFGARVIITEIDPINALQAAMEGYEVTTMDEACQEGNIFVTTTGCIDIILGRHFEQMKDDAIVCNIGHFDVEIDVKWLNENAVEKVNIKPQVDRYRLKNGRRIILLAEGRLVNLGCAMGHPSFVMSNSFTNQVMAQIELWTHPDKYPVGVHFLPKKLDEAVAEAHLGKLNVKLTKLTEKQAQYLGMSCDGPFKPDHYRY; translated from the exons ATGCCGGGCTTGATGCGTATGCGGGAGCGGTACTCGGCCTCCAAGCCACTGAAGGGCGCCCGCATCGCTGGCTGCCTGCACATGACCGTGGAGACGGCCGTCCTCATTGAGACCCTCGTCACCCTGGGTGCTGAG GTGCAGTGGTCCAGCTGCAACATCTTCTCCACCCAGGACCATGCGGCGGCTGCCATTGCCAAGGCTGGCATTCCGG TGTATGCCTGGAAGGGCGAAACGGACGAGGAGTACCTGTGGTGCATTGAGCAGACCCTGTACTTCAAGGACGGGCCCCTCAACATGATTCTGGACGATGGGGGCGACCTCACCAACCTCATCCACACCAAGTACCCGCAGCTTCTGCCAG GCATCCGAGGCATCTCTGAGGAGACCACGACTGGGGTCCACAACCTCTACAAGATGATGGCCAATGGGATCCTCAAGGTGCCTGCCATCAATGTCAATGACTCCGTCACCAAG AGCAAGTTTGACAACCTCTATGGCTGCCGGGAGTCCCTCATAGATGGCATCAAGCGGGCCACAGATGTGATGATTGCCGGCAAGGTAGCGGTGGTAGCAGGCTATGGTGATGTGGGCAAGGGCTGTGCCCAGGCCCTGCGGGGTTTCGGAGCCCGCGTCATCATCACCGAGATTGACCCCATCAACGCACTGCAGGCTGCCATGGAGG GCTATGAGGTGACCACCATGGATGAGGCCTGTCAGGAGGGCAACATCTTTGTCACCACCACAGGCTGTATTGACATCATCCTTGGCCG GCACTTTGAGCAGATGAAGGATGATGCCATTGTGTGTAACATTGGACACTTTGACGTGGAGATCGATGTCAAGTGGCTCAACGAGAATGCTGTGGAGAAGGTGAACATCAAGCCGCAG GTGGACCGGTATCGGTTGAAGAATGGGCGCCGCATCATCCTGCTGGCCGAGGGTCGGCTGGTCAACCTGGGTTGTGCCATGGGCCACCCCAGCTTCGTGATGAGTAACTCCTTCACCAACCAGGTGATGGCGCAGATCGAGCTGTGGACCCATCCAGACAAGTACCCCGTTGGGGTTCATTTCCTGCCCAAGAAG CTGGATGAGGCAGTGGCTGAAGCCCACCTGGGCAAGCTGAATGTGAAGTTGACCAAGCTAACTGAGAAGCAAGCCCAGTACCTGGGCATGTCCTGTGATGGCCCCTTCAAGCCGGATCACTACCGCTACTGA